A single genomic interval of Spinacia oleracea cultivar Varoflay chromosome 6, BTI_SOV_V1, whole genome shotgun sequence harbors:
- the LOC110777320 gene encoding peroxidase 42, with product MKMRSKTFLFLLISAVFFFSETTFAENNEEEKAVEGLVMNYYKDTCPQAEDIIKEQVKLLYKRHKNTAFSWLRNIFHDCAVESCDASLLLDSTRRMMSEKEMDRSFGLRNFRYLDTIKEAIERECPGVVSCADILVISARDGVVQLGGPHIPLKTGRRDGRRSRAEILEQYLPDHNESMSTVLEKFKSIGIDAKGVVALLGAHSVGRTHCTKIVHRLYPEVDPALNPDHVPHILKKCYDPIPDPKSVQYVRNDRGTPMIFDNNYYRNILDSKGLLIVDHQLTTDKRTRPYVVKMAKNQDYFFKEFSRALTILSENNPLTGTKGEIRRECSVVNKLH from the exons atGAAAATGAGATCTAAAACTTTCctgtttttgttaatttctgCAGTATTTTTCTTCTCAGAAACAACATTTGCAGAAAATAATGAGGAAGAAAAAGCTGTTGAAGGTCTTGTTATGAATTACTACAAGGACACTTGTCCTCAAGCTGAAGACATTATCAAAGAACAAGTCAAGCTTCTTTACAAACGCCATAAAAACACTGCTTTTTCTTGGCTCAGAAACATCTTCCATGACTGTGCTGTTGAG TCATGTGATGCATCATTGCTGTTGGACTCGACAAGGAGGATGATGTCAGAGAAAGAAATGGACAGGAGTTTTGGGTTAAGAAACTTTAGGTACCTTGACACAATCAAGGAAGCTATTGAAAGAGAATGCCCTGGTGTTGTTTCTTGTGCTGATATCCTTGTTATCTCGGCTAGAGACGGTGTCGTTCAG ctaGGAGGACCTCATATACCTTTGAAAACTGGAAGGAGGGATGGAAGAAGGAGCAGAGCTGAGATATTAGAACAATATCTCCCAGATCACAATGAGAGTATGAGTACTGTGCTTGAAAAGTTCAAGTCTATTGGCATTGATGCCAAGGGAGTTGTTGCTTTGCTAG GAGCTCACAGTGTAGGAAGAACCCATTGTACAAAGATAGTCCACAGGCTATACCCGGAAGTCGACCCGGCCTTGAACCCGGACCACGTACCCCACATCCTCAAGAAATGCTACGACCCGATCCCAGACCCGAAGTCGGTCCAATACGTGCGAAATGACAGAGGTACCCCTATGATTTTCGACAACAACTACTACCGGAACATATTGGACAGCAAGGGTTTACTCATTGTGGACCATCAACTGACCACGGACAAGAGGACTAGACCCTATGTGGTCAAGATGGCTAAGAACCAAGACTATTTCTTTAAGGAATTTTCGAGGGCTCTAACCATTTTATCCGAAAACAACCCGCTTACGGGTACTAAGGGTGAGATTAGGAGGGAATGCAGTGTTGTTAACAAGCTTCATTag